A section of the Coleofasciculus sp. FACHB-T130 genome encodes:
- a CDS encoding nucleotidyltransferase, translating to MVKTVNEAFDVFLKDYVNLEPDETKSARSSRDWLLSQIHLFPSKDGKFPRLYSEKDIFFGSFARRTKKRELDDIDMMIALSAEGGVYNEFTDRIEIHISDSEYRLKALCYDNTNILSSRKIINKFISLLNQVPQYEKAEISRDMEAATLNLKSYPWNFDLVPCFFTQKDWLNKDYYLIPDGQGHWKKTDPRIDRQRVTEINQFHDGNVLNVIRLMKYWNKRQTMPSMPSYLIENMILDFYSTEYTKTSKYVDLEVAKVLLYIHGAIFYQVSDPKEIQGNINKQTYEEQTKISKRAYADYTKALEARELETQNAHKSSIAMWSNIFGSKFPSYT from the coding sequence ATGGTTAAAACCGTTAACGAAGCTTTCGATGTTTTCTTAAAAGATTACGTCAACCTAGAGCCAGATGAAACTAAATCAGCTAGAAGTAGTAGAGATTGGCTTCTATCTCAAATTCATTTGTTTCCAAGCAAAGATGGCAAATTTCCAAGGTTATACTCAGAAAAAGATATATTTTTTGGTTCATTTGCTAGACGTACTAAAAAAAGAGAGCTTGATGACATTGATATGATGATTGCTTTGAGTGCGGAAGGAGGTGTTTACAATGAATTCACAGATAGGATTGAGATTCATATCTCTGATTCTGAGTATAGGCTAAAAGCACTTTGCTATGACAACACAAATATTCTTAGTTCACGAAAAATTATCAATAAGTTTATAAGCCTGCTTAATCAAGTTCCACAGTATGAGAAAGCTGAAATCAGTCGTGATATGGAGGCTGCGACTCTCAATCTAAAGAGCTATCCTTGGAACTTCGATCTTGTGCCTTGCTTTTTTACACAAAAGGATTGGCTTAATAAAGATTACTACCTTATTCCAGATGGTCAGGGACATTGGAAAAAAACTGATCCAAGAATTGATAGGCAAAGAGTAACTGAGATCAATCAGTTTCACGATGGCAATGTATTGAATGTAATCAGATTAATGAAGTATTGGAATAAAAGACAAACAATGCCATCAATGCCTTCATATTTAATTGAGAACATGATATTGGACTTCTACTCTACGGAGTATACAAAAACATCGAAATATGTAGATTTAGAGGTTGCAAAAGTCTTGCTATATATTCACGGCGCGATTTTCTATCAGGTCAGCGACCCTAAAGAAATTCAAGGGAATATTAACAAACAAACTTATGAAGAGCAAACTAAAATTTCAAAAAGGGCTTATGCCGACTACACAAAAGCTTTGGAAGCTAGGGAACTAGAAACTCAAAATGCTCATAAATCTTCCATTGCAATGTGGAGTAATATATTTGGCTCAAAATTTCCTAGTTATACGTAA
- a CDS encoding MASE1 domain-containing protein, with amino-acid sequence MSITQKFPVKLDRTFLTAALVIPIVHLYLGYVGLSTTFVNGASVFWPSLGVFLAAMLLLGYRVWPILFVSDFIVSHILFFPNNLLISLIIPAVNLLTPFSGTFLINRYIKRHNFLERSQDVFKFIILTIPTPLISSLLAAVTLCTSGIAPWTAFAEVCRTWLASDTTGILVVTPLLLAWWQKSEFKKFDKQQILEFVFVLVWVIALDHIAFSGGYPIEYMVIPPLIWAAFRFEARVSTLLVLIVSAIAVFGTVRGFGSFAKQATPNESLILLQSFICVIAITTFVISAVTNENRKAERKLRQANDQLEQRVEERTTELNEAKNSAEVANQAKSEFLANMSHELRTPLNGVLGYAQVLSAAPNLTEQQQHGIDIIYNCGSHLLTLIEDVLDLSKIEARKMELHLSDLHLPGFLQGVEEICRIRAEQKGIQFIYQPPDNLPIAIATDEKRLRQVLLNLLGNAIKFTDAGSVTFRVEVTENRQQPAFAKLRFAVEDTGIGMLPEQLEQIFLPFEQVGDTKRQAEGTGLGLAIAKKIVEMMGGDIHVKSLPKVGSTFEFEIECAFSTNSIVSNISRGRISGYSGDRKSILIVDDRWENRSVMVNLLQPLGFTVIEASNGREGLEKAHQVQPDLIITDLIMPTLNGWDLLALLRQSETLKDLPVLVSSASVYDADRRKSLAAGGNDFLAKPVQVEELYRLLAKHLHLDWIYAEAKPVERAIATPFANATPTELAVPPLSELSSLLEYAKRGQIKGIQQELERLAQLDESYQPFANKLSLLVKEFNIHKIRKFLLETVG; translated from the coding sequence ATGTCGATAACGCAGAAATTCCCAGTTAAACTCGATCGCACTTTTTTGACAGCAGCGCTGGTAATTCCGATTGTTCACCTCTATTTAGGATACGTAGGATTATCCACGACCTTTGTAAATGGTGCCTCCGTATTTTGGCCTTCACTCGGTGTCTTTTTGGCAGCGATGCTGCTACTAGGCTATCGCGTCTGGCCTATTTTATTTGTGAGTGATTTCATTGTTAGTCATATTCTTTTTTTCCCAAACAATCTTTTAATCAGTCTGATTATTCCCGCTGTCAACCTGCTCACTCCATTCAGCGGGACTTTTTTAATTAATCGTTATATCAAACGCCACAATTTTTTAGAGCGATCGCAAGATGTTTTTAAATTTATCATCCTGACTATCCCCACCCCCCTGATTAGTTCCCTCTTGGCTGCCGTCACGCTTTGCACCAGTGGGATTGCGCCCTGGACAGCATTTGCAGAAGTGTGTCGAACCTGGTTGGCATCAGACACCACGGGAATTTTGGTCGTTACACCCCTATTGCTGGCATGGTGGCAAAAATCTGAATTTAAAAAATTCGACAAGCAACAAATTCTCGAATTTGTATTTGTATTGGTCTGGGTAATCGCGCTCGATCATATTGCCTTTTCGGGAGGATACCCAATCGAATACATGGTAATTCCCCCCCTGATTTGGGCGGCATTTCGGTTTGAAGCGCGGGTATCAACGCTACTCGTGCTAATTGTGTCAGCGATCGCAGTTTTTGGAACCGTTCGCGGCTTCGGCTCGTTCGCCAAGCAAGCCACTCCCAACGAATCGCTGATCCTGCTGCAATCGTTTATTTGTGTCATTGCTATCACCACATTTGTCATCTCTGCGGTGACGAATGAAAACCGTAAGGCAGAAAGAAAACTTCGGCAAGCGAATGATCAATTAGAGCAACGAGTTGAAGAACGGACGACTGAACTCAATGAGGCGAAAAATTCTGCCGAAGTTGCCAACCAAGCGAAAAGTGAATTTCTTGCCAACATGAGCCACGAACTACGCACTCCCCTTAACGGTGTTCTGGGGTATGCTCAAGTTCTTTCTGCTGCCCCCAATCTTACCGAACAGCAACAACACGGCATCGACATTATCTATAATTGCGGCTCTCATTTGCTAACGCTGATCGAAGACGTACTCGATCTCTCTAAAATCGAAGCGCGTAAGATGGAACTGCATTTGAGCGATTTACATCTACCTGGCTTCCTGCAAGGAGTCGAGGAAATTTGCCGCATTCGCGCCGAGCAAAAAGGCATTCAGTTCATTTATCAGCCACCCGATAATTTGCCCATAGCGATCGCAACTGACGAGAAACGCTTGCGGCAAGTGTTGCTGAACCTCTTGGGCAATGCGATTAAATTCACCGATGCCGGTAGCGTGACATTCCGAGTGGAGGTGACTGAAAATCGGCAGCAACCAGCGTTCGCGAAGCTTCGCTTTGCGGTTGAAGACACGGGTATTGGGATGTTACCCGAACAACTAGAGCAAATTTTCCTCCCCTTTGAGCAGGTTGGCGATACCAAGCGACAAGCGGAGGGGACTGGATTGGGACTTGCGATCGCCAAAAAAATTGTCGAGATGATGGGAGGAGACATCCACGTTAAGAGCTTACCGAAGGTCGGTAGTACCTTTGAGTTTGAGATCGAGTGTGCTTTCTCGACGAACTCAATAGTAAGCAACATTTCCAGGGGGCGAATTTCTGGTTATTCGGGCGATCGCAAAAGCATTTTGATTGTGGACGATCGATGGGAAAATCGCTCGGTCATGGTTAACTTGCTGCAACCGTTGGGATTCACCGTCATTGAAGCCAGCAACGGACGGGAGGGGTTGGAAAAGGCGCATCAAGTTCAACCAGATTTAATCATTACTGACCTGATCATGCCTACCCTGAATGGTTGGGATTTGCTCGCGCTGCTGCGCCAGTCAGAAACGTTAAAAGATTTGCCAGTCCTTGTGTCATCGGCAAGCGTGTATGATGCCGATCGCCGTAAAAGCCTTGCCGCAGGCGGCAACGATTTTCTGGCTAAACCCGTGCAAGTCGAGGAACTATATCGCCTCTTGGCAAAACATCTGCACCTGGACTGGATTTATGCCGAGGCAAAACCTGTTGAACGTGCGATCGCAACGCCCTTCGCAAACGCAACCCCAACCGAACTCGCTGTGCCACCCCTATCTGAACTGTCGAGCCTACTGGAATATGCCAAGCGAGGACAAATCAAAGGCATCCAACAAGAACTGGAAAGACTTGCCCAACTAGATGAAAGTTATCAGCCGTTTGCCAACAAATTAAGTTTGTTAGTGAAAGAATTTAATATTCACAAAATTCGCAAATTCCTTCTAGAAACTGTAGGTTAA
- a CDS encoding IS630 transposase-related protein: MKPYSIDFREKVVKAYEQENTSIRKLATRFDVSKAFVQRLLKQKKIKGHVKPEKQGGSLKSELYGYSTQLAQMVKEHPDATLSEYCEYWGDTHNHWVSTSTMCRALKKQQLTLKKRRYAAVNVPQTEYKSSEVNIGSKLRM, from the coding sequence ATGAAACCTTACTCCATCGACTTTCGAGAAAAAGTAGTCAAAGCATACGAACAAGAAAACACATCGATTAGGAAATTAGCAACCAGATTTGATGTGAGCAAAGCCTTTGTACAGAGACTGCTCAAACAAAAGAAAATCAAAGGTCACGTAAAACCAGAAAAGCAGGGTGGAAGCCTGAAAAGTGAATTATACGGATACTCAACTCAACTTGCTCAAATGGTGAAGGAACATCCAGACGCAACACTATCAGAATATTGTGAATACTGGGGAGACACTCACAACCATTGGGTCAGCACCAGCACGATGTGCCGTGCCTTGAAAAAGCAGCAACTGACGCTAAAAAAAAGACGCTACGCAGCAGTCAATGTGCCACAGACCGAGTACAAAAGCTCAGAGGTGAATATTGGGAGCAAGTTAAGGATGTAG
- a CDS encoding transposase, with protein MFPDEMGVLLGLTRTHARSSHGSRVYDLKPFYRGAKITVIGAISSQKVVALMTLNGSMDGAAFEVFITKCLVPQLWSGAVVVMDNLPAHKLAAIAPLIQAVGANVLN; from the coding sequence GTGTTTCCGGACGAAATGGGCGTTTTATTGGGTTTGACAAGAACTCATGCTCGTTCCTCTCATGGAAGTAGAGTATACGATTTAAAACCGTTTTATCGAGGTGCAAAGATTACGGTTATCGGAGCAATCAGCTCTCAAAAAGTTGTAGCTTTAATGACTCTCAATGGCTCGATGGATGGAGCGGCTTTTGAAGTCTTTATTACAAAGTGCTTGGTGCCTCAATTGTGGTCGGGTGCTGTGGTTGTCATGGATAACCTTCCTGCCCACAAGCTAGCGGCGATTGCTCCTCTGATTCAAGCTGTTGGTGCAAACGTTCTTAATTGA
- a CDS encoding SRPBCC domain-containing protein, giving the protein MGNKNDSIDAQSDREIVITRVFNAPRELVFKAWTDPEHVAQWWGPKGFTTKVTELDLRPGGKSRYVMIGPDGTEYPGKGVFREIVPLERIVTTDEFDEGFEKVVNADLPKGMVMTVLFEDLDGKTKLTLRIVHESAEDRRKHEEMGVIGGWNSSFDCLDEFLATA; this is encoded by the coding sequence ATGGGCAATAAAAATGATTCCATTGATGCTCAAAGCGATCGCGAGATCGTCATTACCCGCGTCTTCAACGCACCCCGCGAACTGGTGTTCAAGGCGTGGACTGACCCGGAACACGTAGCGCAGTGGTGGGGGCCGAAAGGCTTCACAACCAAGGTGACTGAGCTGGATCTGCGTCCAGGCGGTAAATCTCGCTACGTCATGATTGGCCCAGACGGCACAGAGTACCCAGGCAAAGGTGTCTTCCGCGAAATCGTGCCTCTTGAACGGATTGTTACCACTGATGAATTTGATGAAGGCTTTGAAAAGGTCGTGAACGCAGATCTGCCAAAAGGAATGGTGATGACGGTGCTTTTCGAGGATTTGGACGGCAAGACCAAGCTCACACTCCGCATTGTGCATGAGTCTGCTGAAGACCGCCGGAAGCATGAGGAGATGGGGGTTATTGGCGGGTGGAACTCCAGCTTTGACTGCCTTGATGAGTTCTTGGCGACGGCTTGA
- the leuA gene encoding 2-isopropylmalate synthase — protein sequence MLKHPGTKYRSFAPINLPDRTWPSKTITNPPIWLSTDLRDGNQALIEPMHVERKLRLFKLLVEIGFQEIEVAFPSASQTDFDFVRRLIEQQLIPDNVTIQVLTPAREHLIRRSFEALQGAKRAIVHLYNATSPVFRRTVFNLDRAGTIEMATSAAQLMNELAAAQPETDWYFQYSPETFTATELDFAKDICDAVLDVWQPTPQHMAIINLPATVEVATPNIFADQVEWMHRNLARRDSVILCVHPHNDRGCGVAAAELAQMAGADRVEGCLFGNGERTGNVDLVTLALNLYTQGIHPGLDFSDINMVARTVEDCTQLPIHPRHPYVGDLVFTAFSGSHQDAIKKGLAVQESDGIWEVPYLPLDPTDVGRSYESVIRVNSQSGKGGITFLLERDYSLVLPRRLQIEFSQVVQRAMDASGQEMSATDLWQLFEQEYLQAVSPFKYLSHHLSETDSDEQAIAVSLEMKGNRISLAGKGNGPIDAFLKALNLGIRIDRYDEHSLSQGSNASAIAYVEVAGDRFPGSFYGVGIHSNIVTASLLAVLGAVNRAWQKFDSETQIQVLQSFESV from the coding sequence GTGTTGAAGCATCCCGGAACCAAATATCGTTCATTTGCCCCAATTAACTTACCCGACCGCACCTGGCCCTCGAAAACCATTACCAATCCTCCCATCTGGCTCAGTACCGATTTGCGCGATGGCAATCAGGCACTAATCGAGCCGATGCACGTTGAACGCAAGTTACGTCTGTTCAAGCTTTTAGTCGAGATTGGGTTTCAAGAAATCGAAGTTGCATTTCCCTCCGCTTCACAAACTGACTTTGATTTCGTCCGCCGCCTGATCGAGCAGCAATTAATACCCGATAACGTCACAATCCAGGTTTTAACCCCTGCCCGCGAACATCTAATTCGTCGTAGCTTTGAAGCATTGCAAGGTGCAAAACGAGCGATCGTGCATCTTTACAACGCCACCTCTCCAGTCTTCCGCCGCACTGTCTTTAATCTCGATCGCGCGGGCACTATCGAGATGGCAACATCCGCAGCGCAACTGATGAACGAACTTGCCGCAGCGCAACCGGAGACTGATTGGTATTTCCAATACTCGCCGGAAACCTTTACGGCGACTGAACTGGATTTTGCTAAAGATATTTGCGATGCCGTTCTGGATGTTTGGCAACCCACACCGCAGCACATGGCAATTATCAATTTGCCTGCAACCGTTGAAGTTGCAACGCCTAATATATTCGCAGATCAAGTTGAGTGGATGCATCGTAACTTGGCGCGACGGGATAGCGTAATTTTGTGCGTCCATCCCCACAACGATCGCGGTTGTGGGGTTGCAGCAGCAGAACTGGCGCAGATGGCAGGTGCGGATCGAGTTGAAGGCTGTCTATTTGGCAATGGCGAACGCACTGGAAATGTGGATCTAGTGACGCTGGCGCTGAACCTCTACACCCAAGGCATCCATCCCGGTTTGGATTTTTCTGATATCAACATGGTGGCGAGAACGGTGGAGGATTGCACGCAATTGCCAATTCATCCCCGCCATCCGTATGTTGGGGATTTGGTATTTACTGCCTTTTCTGGTTCTCACCAAGATGCGATCAAGAAAGGCTTGGCGGTACAGGAATCGGATGGAATCTGGGAAGTTCCGTATCTGCCACTCGATCCAACCGATGTGGGACGCAGCTACGAATCTGTGATTCGGGTGAATAGCCAATCGGGTAAGGGTGGCATTACTTTCTTGCTAGAACGGGATTACAGCCTGGTATTGCCCCGCAGGTTGCAAATCGAGTTTAGCCAAGTGGTGCAAAGGGCAATGGATGCTTCCGGGCAGGAAATGTCTGCAACGGATCTGTGGCAACTATTCGAGCAAGAATATTTGCAGGCAGTATCGCCGTTTAAGTACCTCTCTCACCACTTGTCGGAAACAGACAGCGATGAACAAGCGATCGCAGTATCGCTAGAGATGAAGGGGAATCGTATTTCGCTTGCTGGAAAAGGCAACGGCCCTATTGATGCATTCCTAAAGGCGCTAAATCTTGGCATTCGCATCGATCGTTACGACGAACACTCACTCAGCCAGGGTAGCAATGCGTCTGCGATCGCTTATGTTGAGGTTGCTGGCGATCGCTTCCCTGGTTCTTTCTACGGCGTTGGCATCCACTCCAATATTGTCACGGCATCGTTACTCGCTGTTCTGGGTGC
- a CDS encoding metalloregulator ArsR/SmtB family transcription factor — MSSDQLSVTFAALADPTRRAILAHLAKGEASVTELAEPFEMSLPAISKHLKVLERAGLIARGREAQWRPCQIKAEPLKDAMDWIEQYRQFWEERLDRLDDYLHELQTQEKQDGQ; from the coding sequence GTGTCTTCCGATCAACTGAGCGTCACCTTTGCCGCCCTTGCCGATCCCACCCGGCGTGCCATCCTGGCTCACCTCGCCAAGGGTGAGGCATCGGTCACGGAGTTAGCAGAACCCTTTGAGATGAGCCTTCCTGCCATCTCCAAGCATCTCAAGGTGCTGGAGCGTGCCGGACTGATCGCGCGGGGTCGGGAGGCTCAATGGCGACCCTGCCAGATCAAAGCGGAGCCACTCAAGGACGCAATGGATTGGATCGAGCAATATCGCCAATTTTGGGAAGAGAGACTTGATCGGCTGGATGATTACCTGCACGAGTTACAAACCCAGGAGAAACAAGATGGGCAATAA
- a CDS encoding MFS transporter, giving the protein MSLDSKNKTTRTVILLTMIFLVIELLDELVDGVRGAAYPLIRNDLHLSYLQVGLLLTIPNTVSSLIEPILGIWGDIGQRRQLILGGGVGFAIALLLISLSYNFSWLLAAFVLFYPASGAFVSLSQATLMDIEPTRHEQNMARWALAGSVGNVLGPLALASAIAFHQSWRSVFLLLAILTGLLVGMLWQYPIATPTASSDIDQPTHSFKDGIRYAIQSLKRGNVLRWLTLLQFSDLMLDVLSGFLALYFVDVVGVNNTQASFALTVWLGFGLLGDFLLIPLLERVQGLAYLKVSAILVLCLYPAFLLVPNINLKLVILCFLGLLNSGWYSILQGQLYTAMPGQSGTVMTLNNLAGFVGGLAPFALGLVAQQYGLQPTMWILLAAPIALLIALF; this is encoded by the coding sequence ATGTCATTGGACAGTAAAAACAAAACGACCAGGACTGTCATTTTGTTAACGATGATCTTCCTGGTGATTGAATTATTAGACGAACTGGTGGATGGAGTCCGGGGTGCTGCGTATCCATTGATTCGCAATGACCTGCATCTTTCTTACCTGCAAGTGGGGCTGTTGCTGACGATACCCAACACGGTCAGCAGCCTGATAGAGCCAATTTTGGGAATCTGGGGAGATATTGGTCAACGACGGCAATTGATTTTGGGGGGAGGTGTTGGGTTTGCGATCGCATTACTCCTCATCTCCCTTAGCTATAACTTTTCCTGGTTGTTAGCAGCCTTTGTGCTTTTTTATCCTGCATCCGGTGCCTTTGTCAGTCTTTCCCAGGCGACGCTGATGGACATAGAACCGACTCGCCACGAACAAAATATGGCACGGTGGGCATTGGCGGGTTCTGTCGGTAATGTCCTTGGGCCTTTGGCTTTAGCGAGTGCGATCGCATTCCATCAAAGTTGGCGGAGTGTGTTTTTACTATTGGCGATACTGACGGGATTACTTGTAGGAATGTTGTGGCAGTATCCAATCGCAACTCCAACGGCATCCTCTGATATTGATCAACCCACGCACAGCTTCAAAGATGGCATCCGTTATGCCATCCAAAGCTTAAAACGAGGTAACGTGTTGCGTTGGTTAACGTTGTTGCAATTTTCCGATTTAATGCTGGATGTTTTGAGTGGCTTTTTGGCACTATATTTCGTAGATGTCGTGGGTGTAAACAACACGCAGGCGAGTTTCGCTCTCACAGTCTGGTTAGGGTTTGGTTTACTAGGAGATTTTCTCCTGATTCCCTTACTCGAACGAGTGCAAGGACTTGCTTATTTGAAGGTTAGCGCTATCCTTGTTTTGTGTCTTTATCCAGCTTTTTTGCTTGTACCCAATATCAATCTCAAGCTGGTCATTCTTTGCTTTCTGGGCCTCCTTAATTCCGGATGGTACTCTATTCTCCAGGGGCAATTGTACACAGCGATGCCGGGGCAGAGCGGAACCGTCATGACGCTCAACAACCTGGCAGGTTTTGTGGGGGGGTTAGCTCCGTTTGCACTGGGTTTGGTTGCTCAACAGTATGGTTTGCAGCCGACGATGTGGATATTACTTGCAGCACCCATTGCCTTACTAATTGCGCTTTTTTAA
- a CDS encoding S-4TM family putative pore-forming effector, with translation MNNIPKEQNNQRKLELLAAQRQLYSDAKKMQIISVVIGVPIVITWSILVARLPKLAVYAGLWGIIATLLELLIFSRLQKSTQEKAAKIQQMFDCEVLQFNWASLNSGIRVETETIVDASNRFKRKNKNYSNLQNWYPISVEKLPIHEARIICQRSNIWWDAKLRRRYSKWIVIILITLSIIVFLIGLVGGLTLEKFLLAILAPLTPAFVVGLRQYTEHNEAAARLDRLQENAEILVHKAISKRLTQQDLEIESYSLQTQIYDNRRRSPLIFDWLYSRLRRENEEQMNKGAESLVKELTQNP, from the coding sequence ATGAATAATATTCCTAAAGAACAAAACAATCAACGTAAGTTAGAGCTATTAGCTGCACAACGCCAGCTTTACTCTGATGCAAAAAAAATGCAAATTATTAGTGTAGTTATTGGAGTTCCAATAGTAATTACATGGTCTATCTTAGTTGCAAGATTACCTAAATTAGCTGTTTATGCTGGCTTGTGGGGGATTATTGCCACGCTTCTAGAACTTTTAATTTTTTCACGTTTACAAAAGTCTACTCAAGAAAAAGCCGCAAAGATTCAACAAATGTTTGATTGTGAAGTTCTCCAATTCAATTGGGCAAGTCTAAACTCTGGAATTCGTGTCGAAACAGAAACAATTGTTGATGCGTCTAACAGATTTAAGCGTAAAAATAAAAACTATTCTAATCTCCAAAATTGGTATCCAATTAGTGTTGAAAAATTACCGATTCACGAAGCCCGAATCATTTGCCAACGTTCTAACATTTGGTGGGATGCTAAACTGCGACGTCGCTACTCGAAGTGGATAGTTATTATTTTAATTACTCTATCCATTATTGTATTTTTGATTGGTTTAGTTGGGGGTCTAACTCTTGAAAAGTTTTTGTTGGCTATTTTAGCACCCTTGACACCCGCTTTTGTTGTAGGGCTGCGTCAATACACTGAACATAACGAAGCTGCGGCTAGACTTGATAGATTGCAGGAGAATGCAGAAATTCTTGTACACAAAGCAATCAGTAAAAGGCTTACGCAGCAAGACCTTGAGATAGAATCATACAGCTTGCAAACTCAAATTTACGATAACCGTCGTCGCAGCCCATTGATTTTCGACTGGCTATATTCTCGATTAAGACGTGAAAACGAAGAACAGATGAATAAAGGTGCTGAATCTCTCGTTAAGGAATTGACTCAAAATCCTTAG
- a CDS encoding response regulator gives MLFNSDREIVLVVDDNPTNLELLYNALGSSGYEVLVEMDGFSGIEQAKNYPPDLILLDVQMPGIDGFETCRKLQLDPSTKNIPVIFMTALTDTTDKVKGLHLGAVDYITKPFRHEEALARIQTHLKIRRLSLELEQQKQELEEIVQKRTAELTCTLQELKKTQLQLIQNEKLSTIGQLVSGIAHEINNPVGCIYGNLEQASLAVKDAVDYIRLYQAKFPNPGIEIEQKAEEIDLEYLLEDLPKMFLSMHTGIDRIRNISTSLRTFSRADVDYKVSVDIHEGLESTLMILQHRLKAQNYRPAIQIIKNYGEIPKVECYLGQLNQVFMNILANAIDAVEEANLGHTYEAIKENPNHIIVQTEMKDEHQVAVRIADNGMGMTKDIKQRIFDHLFTTKPVGKGTGLGLTIAHQIIVEKHGGTLEVNSEWGRGTEFVVTLPIV, from the coding sequence ATGTTATTTAATTCCGATCGCGAAATCGTTTTAGTGGTTGATGATAATCCAACTAATCTAGAATTATTATATAACGCCTTGGGTTCATCTGGCTATGAAGTTTTGGTAGAAATGGATGGTTTTAGTGGAATTGAGCAAGCTAAGAACTATCCGCCAGACTTGATTTTGCTAGATGTCCAGATGCCAGGAATTGATGGGTTTGAAACCTGCCGTAAATTGCAGCTCGATCCGTCTACAAAAAACATTCCAGTAATTTTTATGACGGCGCTGACAGATACCACAGACAAAGTGAAGGGATTACATTTAGGAGCAGTAGATTATATTACAAAACCCTTCCGTCATGAAGAAGCACTTGCTCGGATTCAAACCCATTTAAAAATTCGCCGTTTGAGCTTAGAACTTGAACAACAAAAGCAAGAACTTGAGGAAATTGTTCAAAAACGCACAGCCGAACTAACCTGCACGTTACAAGAACTAAAAAAAACACAATTGCAATTAATTCAAAATGAAAAACTGTCTACAATTGGTCAGTTAGTTTCTGGCATTGCTCATGAGATTAATAATCCAGTTGGTTGTATTTATGGCAATTTAGAGCAAGCGAGTCTTGCTGTTAAAGATGCGGTTGATTATATACGTCTTTATCAAGCCAAGTTTCCAAATCCTGGCATAGAAATTGAACAAAAAGCGGAAGAGATTGATCTTGAATATCTTCTAGAAGATTTACCAAAAATGTTCTTATCTATGCATACAGGAATCGATAGAATTCGCAACATTAGTACATCCCTTAGAACATTCTCCCGTGCTGATGTAGATTACAAGGTATCAGTTGACATCCATGAGGGACTTGAGAGTACCTTGATGATTTTGCAACATCGTTTGAAAGCTCAGAATTATCGTCCAGCAATTCAAATCATTAAAAATTATGGTGAAATTCCTAAAGTTGAGTGTTATTTAGGACAACTCAATCAGGTATTTATGAATATTTTGGCAAATGCAATCGACGCAGTGGAAGAAGCGAACTTGGGTCACACCTATGAAGCGATTAAAGAAAATCCCAACCATATTATTGTTCAAACTGAAATGAAAGATGAACATCAGGTTGCAGTCCGAATTGCAGATAATGGCATGGGGATGACGAAAGATATCAAGCAACGCATTTTTGACCATCTATTCACGACTAAACCTGTTGGAAAAGGAACAGGTTTAGGATTAACGATTGCTCATCAAATTATTGTTGAAAAGCACGGAGGAACGCTCGAAGTCAATTCTGAATGGGGACGAGGCACAGAGTTTGTGGTAACGCTTCCGATTGTGTAA